The bacterium region ACATGGAAAGAGGATTCAACCTTGCGAGGAATATGATGCTGCAAATCACCTCGTTAGGAATACCTATCGCGACGGAGATGCTTGAAGCGGCCAACTATCAAGTCATAGACGACTGCATCAGTTATGTATGGCTTGGAGCTCGCGACTCCGGTTCGCAAGACAAGAAAAAAATTGCGAGCGGAGCTTCAACGCCGGTCGGCTTTAAAAACGGCCTTTCCGGGTCAGTGGACTCTGCGATCCATGCCATTGAATTCGCGAGACATCCTCATGTATTCGCGGCTCCAGATGATGACGGCGTCATGTGCAGGTTCGCTACAAATGGCAACTCTCACGGACATTTGATCCATAGGGGTTTTGAAGACAAGCTGAACTACGATAGCGAAAGCATCAGAACTTCATCACGCAAGCTAAAAGAACTCGGCTTGCCGGAAAGAATTCTTGTGGACATGTCTCATGGCAACTCGCGAAAAGACCATATCAAGCAAAGGGGCGTGGCCGAATCCGTTCTTGAGCAGATTGAAAAAGGAGAGAGAGCCATCTTGGGCGTAATGTACGAAAGCTACCTTAAAGACGGGAAGCAGGAAATACCGACAAACCTGCACCGATTGAGGAAGGGAGTTTCCGTCACAGACGCATGCGATGGGTGGGAGCGAACGGAGGAAACATTGAAAATTCTCGCCCGAAGATTTTCAAAACATCTTTCAAAGAGGTGAGAAATTGCCGCGTAAGTTTAACACCGACCATTCGTGGTCGGTTTTTTTAACTGGGAGTCAAAAACGGCATTCGGCAATTCACAAAAAAGCCGCGTGGCACGCGGCTAAATTAAGGAATTACCGACCGACCACAAGTCCGCTTAACAGAATCCCGATAGAGCCAAGAAGGTGATTTATGTGCAAGGAACTTGTTTCCGCGCTTTCCTCGCGATAAGGTTCCGTTTCCACGCTTCCTTCAAACTGCTCGGTATTTACGTTCTCATAATCGGTTTGAGAATCTTGGAATTCAGAAGGAGGCGGATAAAATTCACGATAATCCGGCGCTTCTCCCTCTGGATAAACCGGAACGAACTCTTGAGTGGGCGAAATATTTCCATCCCGACTGTCATAAGGACGGGATTCGGAAGGAGGAAGAGAGCGGAAGTCATGGATCTGCCCGTCTTGAAGCGGTATTACATACTCGCGAATACATTCTTCAATTTTAATGCGAATAGTTTCCGGATCCGGACGCTCTTCGGAAGCTCCGACATCTTCCATAACACGTCTTTGACAATCGGCAATGTTTGGCGGCGGCATATTGTCGCCATTTTGCTGTATCTGTCCTCGGTCAGGCCGAAACTTTGTTTCATTTCCTTCTCTCGGCCCGCCAAATTCCTTAAAACATGCGTCCATTTCTTCGTGAATATCCCTATCCGGCGATTCTCCGTTTTTCATTTTGCGGATAACTTCCGAACCGACCTTGCTTTCAAGACAAGCCAGAACTTGCGGCGGAGTATTATCCACCATCTCTCTATTTCCCGGACCGTCAGATTGTCTGAAATGGCTGTCAAAACAAGTTCTTACCGCTTCTCCTGCTTGAGGCCCCGGCATAAATTGGCCGCTTTCCATTTTGGCAATAACATCCGAACCCAACTTTTCTTTTATGCAGGAAACCACTTCCGACGGAGCATCACTTAAAGCTTTTCTCATATGCCCCATTCCTTCTTCTACATTTTTCATTTCTTCTTCCGATAAAAGACCGTGCTCTTTAGCGAAAGCGAAACATGCTTCCCTGTTATCGGGATCATTGCAGAATCTTTCGCATTCTCGTCCGCGACAACCACCCGGGCCACGGCCCCCCGTTTTTCTAAACATTTCAAGCTCTTCTTTGCTCATTACGCCGTGCTTTTCAAAGAAAGTCACGCATTCTTCTATATTATTTCCGCTCGTGCAATACGCCTCGCATTCGCTTTTATTTCCGCACCCGCCCGGCATTTCCCCATCTCTCATAAGGCGCATGAACTTCTTCGCT contains the following coding sequences:
- a CDS encoding 3-deoxy-7-phosphoheptulonate synthase → MNTEFTHNINIRSISKLPSPGQMKANLPLTEKSWDTVSEGREVIRRIIAGDDKRMLVIVGPCSIHDTREAVRYAEKLAKFKTFLQENNSQMPLFLAMRVNCDKPRSRAQTNGKASWQGLFNDPKMDGSYDMERGFNLARNMMLQITSLGIPIATEMLEAANYQVIDDCISYVWLGARDSGSQDKKKIASGASTPVGFKNGLSGSVDSAIHAIEFARHPHVFAAPDDDGVMCRFATNGNSHGHLIHRGFEDKLNYDSESIRTSSRKLKELGLPERILVDMSHGNSRKDHIKQRGVAESVLEQIEKGERAILGVMYESYLKDGKQEIPTNLHRLRKGVSVTDACDGWERTEETLKILARRFSKHLSKR